TAATACCATAATCATGTAAGGAGTTGTTTGAAATTATTCTCGGAAAAAACTACAGTTTGGTTTAGCTGTAATCATCAACTCAGTATTTGGAGCAAACCGTGACAGAATATTTCACTGCTTATCACCACGCAGTTTAATGAAATGTATTGGCCATAAACGCTCTGACTGGACCGTTACTAGTAAATTCACGAGCGTCATAGATTCAAATTCCTCCGTCTGTGTTGCAACTATACAGAGTATTAACCTACAAGAAATCAGTTCATTGGAGGCAAACAACGGAACTTTGGAATCATTAGACTACCATTGTTTACTTATCATTGTATAACGTGTCCGGTTAGTGCCAAATGAAGCATAATTGTTTACTTAAGTTTTTGGACTTTGAGAGGCACACTGCTTTGCttttatatatatctactgATGTAACTTCCTAGAAATTGTGTGACCTATTGTTACTTATGCACAGAAGTTATTGTTCCGTGCAGTACGTGTAGGTGTATCCAGTATCGTCTGCTGTCTTTCTGTTCGAATTATGGATTATTACATCAAATTATTTCGTCAATTTTGGATACTGTTGTTTGAATGATTTCACGTTTTAAAGATACATATTTCCCAAGTTGCAAGTTCAAACGAAAACTGGGAGGTTAAAGTTAATTAGTGGTAACGATATAGAGCATACCATACGCACCATCTTTCAGTTTATCAAAGTGGATATATAAATACAGTGTTTTTCTTATAAATATGAAGTCGATTTTGCTTCATTGTCATTGCAATGTTACCATTCTGTTCCTTTTGTTGAATATAATCTCGTTCGGTGGATGCATGGTCAACGAAACGATTTGCCTACAGCGGTGGGACTGCAAATGGCGAACTGATTTTCAATATAACCACACGGAGGGGCAATGTTCATACCTTCTACCCGGATATTACCCTATAGACGGCCCCTCTTCTTTAGCCCCGGAAGGAAGCAGATGTAATTTAAATGTCGATTGCAAAAGGGGAGACGTTAACTCCACTGAGATGTTTGAATGTACACAGCTCCTTACTTCACAGTCGCTTGTGGAATCTCTGCGTCTTTACCGTTGTAACAATTTGGAACTTAAAAATGGAGATCTCGAGTTTTTAACTTCTATGATAGAATTTAATATATCATACGCTGTCATAAAGGAGATGCAAGATGAAGTATTTTACAAAACAACCAACCTTGTTACCGTAGACGTCTATCAGGACTACGAAGCAGGAGTTAGCATATCGGAATATCCCCGGGCATTTATAGGTCCTGTGCCTCAAAGCACGAGCGAAACTAGCAACACTTTCCTGCCAAATTTGAGACATTTGATACTTTCTAGCTTTAATTTTTCAACGGGGATTCCAGAGAATGCTTTTCAACACCTTGGTGCTTTGCAAACTTTAGAATTTGAGTTTGTTACCCTCCAAAACAGCGATTTTCAAAGTATGCAAAATTTGACAGAACTTGCACACCTTAAAATTTACGACAGTCAAAACATAGACTCGCTGCCACCACGTATCTCGACTTTTATGCCGAATCTCCAACATTTTGAAATCTCTATGACTAATATTTCTAATATAACTGTTCAACAGTTAGAATCATTCCATAAGCTGGAAATACTCATATTGGACGATAACTTGCTTGTAGATATAGACTTGTTGGCATTTCAACATTTGACAAATCTGAGGAGTCTATCTTTAGCTGGAAACCGACAACTACAGATAATTCCTTTCTTTGACAGACTAACCCAACTTGAAAAACTTGATATCAGCAACTGTGCAGTATCTAATCTTTCCCTTGAAGTATTTTCAAATCTCgacaatttaaaacatttgaGTTTAAAGAAGAACAAACTAAAGCAAATTCCACCCCTTTTCACGAATTTTCCAAGTATAACCGGAACtattacattaaaaaatgttgaaatcgTTGATTTATCAGACAATGAGATCAGCAGCATTATGACGTACACATTCAGTAACTTAGAAAATCTGAAATCTATAAATTTGTATAAAAATTACATTACGGAAGTCCATTATAGgacattttataatttaaaatcaCTCGAAAAAGTGTCTCTGGAATTCAATGCCATTCAAAATATTCACAGAGAAGCATTTTACGGAATAAGTACCTTGAAATACTTGAATTTAGAGGGTAATATGTTAAGAAATTTCCCAAAGCTTTCCAATGTTAATTGGGAGGTTGACCTTCATCATAACCTTTCACGAGATCCCTTTTCAACGGACATACGGATTAATCCACTCCAATGTAACTGTGACATGTTTAGGGATGTGTTTACTCGTGTTGGTCGAGACATATGGCAATTGCAATATTACTACGATATTATCTGGCCTGGCAATTACTTTTTGACAAACCAACTTTTCGTTCAAGCGAAATTTCTCGAATGCCAGACAGAACTATACGGCAAGAATAAAATAGACCTAATGCTACATGATCCAGAGAGGTGGTTCTCCCATGTTTCGTCAATTGATTTATGTCCCCATACTTGCCGGTGCCTCCGCCAGTGTTCAAACGGGCATTTCTATGCTGTTTGCCGGCATGCTAATCTGACTTCAATACCAAACGGATTAGGCTCGTGGGTCAATACTCTCTCTCTTGAAGGAAATATGATTACCCAATTAGATTCGACATCATTTTCCAACATGCCTGACCTTACCAACGTTGATTTGGGAGACAATCGAATTTCTTCCATAGAGGACGGTACCTTTTATAACTTGCATAGTTTACGCGAATTATCTCTTCGTGGTAATAACCTTACTGTGATTCGTTCCAATACGTTCAACATCTCCTCGTCTCAGTTGAAATACCTTGATATATCGTCAAACAATATTGCTGAGATCGATCGTGACAGTTTTCTAAGCGTTTCTTCTTTGGAAGTTTTAAAACTTGACCATAACAAATTAGAGACAATTTCTCAAGGAGTCTTTGATAATCTACACAATTTATCGATGTTAACGATTAGCGACAACCCATTCAACTGCACTTGTGAGTTGCTGTATTTAACAGATTGGTATGTTAAAGTAGCGTTTGTTCCCGAAAGGAGTTTCTCTAGCGATATCGCAGAAATAGGATGTGCTCCATTTTTGAACGAAACTGAACTTTACGATTGGATGCAACAGCAAACGGTGACATGTAACCCGGTGATTCCCCCTTCTGACAGACCGAAACCAAGCTCGGTTATAGTTGTTCTTGTTGGGGTTTGTGCTGCTGCAATTACTTCACTTGTTTTAGGTTTCATCTACAAGTTTCGGTTGGAAATATTAGTCCTCATATACACAAAGACAGGTGTgaaaatatttgacagaaatgATAGTAACGGGGAAGAAGAGAAAACATTTGACGCTTTTATATCTTTCAGTAGCATGGATAGGCAGTTTGTTCTAGAAGAATTCATCCCGAGACTGGAAAGTGAAGAAAACAAACGAAAACTTTGTATTCATCATAGAGATTTCGTCGTAGGTGAATGTATCGCAACCAATATTATTAATGCTATAGAGAATAGTAACAAGATTTTAATACTGTGTTCTAAAAATTACTTGGAGAGTGAGTGGTGTTCTTATGAGTTTAAGACATCACACCATCAGGCATTGAGTGATCGCAGTCGTAGAGTTGTTCTCATCATGATGGAAGATGTCAAGAAATCAACATTGGATAAGGAAATCAAAGCTTACATTTCAACTAATACTTATTTAGAAAAGAAAGATCCAttattttggtcaaaattactATATTCTGTGCCAGCAGCTAAGCGTGGCAATATCGACACATTGAAAGAAACGAATGCAAACAATGTCTCTTCTGAAACATGTGTTTAGACCGATTATTGAGTATTTATCCCATTCAGATATGATATGAGAAGTGGGAAGAAAATGTCACCCATTATAAGGGCTGGGTGGCTCAGTTGGTAAACCGTAGGGCTTATAAACCAGCCtaggtcactggttcaaatccgATTCTAGCTTCAACTATATCTGCTCATTTTAGCCggttcacacagagattacagtaactactgtaaatcttaaagttttgaaCCAACGTTAACACTGGATtatgctgacaaatctgataaatctgTAGCTTGTGCTACTAGGTTTACTATaagaactgaaaatatgtgtaatcccaacgaatcccaacaactggatttgttggaattacacatatcctcagttcttactgttatcctaatagcacatgctaccgattcaTAGCACGATCCTGTCTTTACTTTGGTACAGAACTTAAAGATTTTtagtagttactgtgttctctgtgtgtaccAGGTCCCCATTTCCATTGTATTATCCGTTGTTAATTCACTTGACATGTGtataaaaatagaaatattcatGGAATGTAGATTGAATTTAGTTATAGTCTAACCACCATCGTGTATGGTGTTTCAGCTTTGCGTTCTCATTTGACAAAACATAAAGGACTTATTAATGGCAGCAGGTTTCAGATTTCTTCCTTGTCAACCAAAGCTGGATATGAATCAGATACAATATTTATGATAGGAATTTTAAACAATGGGAAGTGACGTAAAATTTAGAGAAACTGATTCGTTATCACATTTGTGGTAAGGAACCATATACGGCGCAATGTACATTTTAAAGTACTTTATCTGTTTATTATCGTTTTGTCTGCAATTTTGTCTAAACTTATCGAGTAGTGCTCAGAATGTTAAAGATAAGATATTCTATCACATTCCAACAAATGAAGGTAAAtcaaattttcaataattgttcatgGACATTTCGTAGCTCCGACACGTTATTCATACCTAATCTTATAATctatatgatattattattataattatatatatatatatatatagcctgaTATGtcgaaatataatattttagtaAATATAAACTTTagtaaatatgaatatacatatttGTACGTTAACAGTGTACAAACCTTTCGTAAGTGGTATCGTGTCAAACAGTTTTCTGTTCATTCTCGGCTTTGATTGGTAAATTATTTAGTAGTCCTAGCCTAAGTCTAAATTAAAGGAGATTGGCAAACCATAACAGATTGTTTCAAAATCTAGTCGCTACGGATCAAATCCGTATCGTTTATCTCGATTTTAACAGCTAACCACATGTACATAATTCATGAAATTTACCATAAGATCCTGACCATCTTcccactgtaaaaaaaaaaacgcactCTCAGGTTGAGCTGTAAGGTAGATCCAATTCATTTTTACGAACCAtgtaagcagtggcgtagctagagtGCGGGTAGGGgtagggtggggatggggtcgTCTATAGCAATATTCAGGGACGAAACGGGTACGCCTAAAAAGTTGCACATGCACAAAAAGCATATACACTGGCAACTGTAGTTAAACTAATGGAAATGATAGTAACATTTTGCAtctatattttgcattttggcaaaaattatGATATGGGAGAGTTCTTTTCATCTTCTTAGAACGAGCCCCAACAGGAACGTCGGCAAAGTTGCatacccatccacccccccctcaCCTTGCCCCTCTAAATTCCAACCTGAAACAAAGGGTAGAACCTATAATGGTGTCATAAAAATAACATATCAATGTAAGTGCTAATTAATTCTTAATTTCTCTAACTCTTTAAAAGGGGACACATATTTTGCTTTGCCCCCTCACACCATGAAGACTGTCTACGCACCTGAGTGTAAGCTATATTCACGAGGAGATTGATATACTCCAACTAGACATTTAATCTGGTCAAATTGGCTTTCTCCCTTTATGGACTGGTTGTGGTTTAATCGAATCACAGAAATTTATGTTCACGACGCatgtattttaatttcatattaagtttcattttaatttatcaATCATGGATCTTTCTTTCACTTGTGAACGACATATAGTGCCAAAGGAATATTATAATTCAAACATACTATGCAACTGCTTTAACATGTCATACCATGTGTTAtatacaaaagaagaaaacctaTATTATTAAACATACATTTTCTTCCTTCACTATCTTGAAGTGTAGGGTATGATTGGCCATTGTACATCATTTACCACAGTTACCTCTTTTAAATGTGGTTCCTACTGTTTCACCAACACATATCTTAGCTAAATGTTTACTACGTTGTCTAAAGTGTTATATTATTACAACATTAACAAATGGGGAGTTTGAGTCGCGGGTGATGGGGGGTGGCTGGGGTTTGAAGTTGCTTAGGCTTTGTTGTGGTTTAGATTTTCTTGAAACATTACGTTGCAGTTGAATAATTCAAAATGGTGTCTAGATAAAAGAGATGGCGTCAGACGCAGAAACTAACCTATTCCCAACCGTTCAATCCATCGGCCCCCTctgccacccccacccccttgttCATCCACAAATGGTATACCATCGATATTAGCATTCTACATATTTCAATGTTGTCAGAACTACAAACAGAAATACGTATCTACTTTTAACACTGTGATGACGCTTTAGGAGTGAAGTGACCGTTACCAAAGGGGGTTTTATGCCAGATACTCTGTAGTATAATAGAGCGATACAATTCAGTCTATAAGTAGACCTAAATTTGTAAGAATTGACTCAGAGGCAAGCACCGAATTCATCTCTCGAACTAGAGATAGTTTTGTTAGTGTATTGTGAGTGTATTGTAACTTGCCAGGAATTAAGTAGTCTAATGTCACGGTGCGTAACTATTGCAATGTGTTTCTGTATGGAGCACACCAATTCCTTACTTCTGTCGGCGTGAAAAGTGTTGAGGGTTTGAGAGGATGTGTCACGGCATGTTAAGTATCCGCTGGTAAATATAGACCTGACATAAACACTTATCTATTGGTGAGTAACTGAACAGGAAACTCTCGCGGAAGAAGGTCTACATGTCTTCCTACACCGCAAAGGTAATTGAGTAAGATAATGAACATTACAGAACTGAGACACGACGTCTGTCACGTATGATATATGTCCAGATAGGATACCGCTGTTTCTATACTCGCAAAACGACTCGCATACATTTCTTGTAATCGTCATGTGCTGGGCTTGAAATTTATTCCCGTTCAGAGTTGTTGACTCAATGTATGATAATGGATAATGAATTGACAGCACCTCATATCAGCAATGAGAGGGCGAATATCCTTCATAAATGAACCACAAGGTACCGGTAATTTTTAAACTTGCAATAGCCAACCACCCTATTTTAACGTTTTCAATGGAATACCTTCATTTCCCGTGTTATATATAAGTTATAGCTTAATGTACGATAGATCTCCCCGAGAGGGCCAACCAATTAATTTCTACAGGTTTGGAATGGGTTAAAATACTTTATTAATAGGAATGCATTGGATACCGTGTTCGACGTGGGTAAACTTGTACGACCGATGTATAATTATACTAAACGTATACTTCAAATGTCCGGTAGAAATACTACAAGATTACATGTTCAATGCATACTATGGGACGTACACATTTTCGCCTGGATTATTTAAGAAAcgagaataaaaaacaaatcgtGTGGTTCTACTCCCTTTCCAAGTGATTCGCTAAACTCACATGACGTAACATCATCAGGATTGTACGAGCTCATTCTCAAtttaaggggtggggggtgggtggggtggttgGCTTTGTGAATTGATTAAATTGTTTGGGTTTCGTACCGACGCTCTTTCTTGGGTAACTTTTCATAAAAGATAGTATCATATACAGTTTACAACATAGGCTACCCCTAGTAACTTCGATATGTTATTACCTGTCAATTATACATTTTAATTGTGGTAATGGAAAAGTTTGCATACTATTACCTTTTCAACTGTGTGGATAGATCCAATCGCTTCGAATATAtttgtagatatatattatgCGTGACTATCTGGACAAAACGTCTACGTACCGTAAAAAAAAGTACTTATCCAGGTACCGCACTCAGCTCCTCCCGATTCAGAAAATAGTGTTTTGACACTAAACAGTATAGCTATAAACAACATAAGTTTGATCAAGTATATAAATCAGCAATGGAAATAGGAAGCGTGAGTCGCACGTGGTCAatccttatgtttttttttatgttttcttatGCGATGCTTTATTGGTACCGTTCCgttatattgtaatatattactGTAGGTATTTTCCAGGTgcacccccactcccccccccctcctctcccccgcAAGCCCATGTAACCGTTAACGAATTCTGGTTGCCTTATCGTAAGTTAAAGTAATAATACTCGACAGCAATGACGACCTTATCTGCTTGCTTGTTTCCATGATAAAGTGGTTGTCAAGTGTGTAATATGTAGTTTATGAACTCAAGCCGTCTACAAACATTTGATATAGTTTTATTGTCCATTTGACAAGGTTTATGAACTTCCTTAGTTTTATAGTACTATAGAAATGTCAGCATTAATAATCATTAACAGTCTCCCATCAAACGTACAGGGCATATAATGAATGataagttaaattaaattaaatggaAAATTATTATAATAGATGTCTGTGTATGACATacacaattatatttatttaatgccATGACGTCATTCAAGTGATCTTGAGGCACAGCCATGTTTACTTACACtattaaaaagaagaatatttttctttatcaaaATTTCCAGTGGACGCAGATTTGACCTAGGGCTGTACCGCTCTGAATGCCTCACCCATGCACAATCCATTACAATCTAAAACAGAGTGAATTAAATTCATAATGACAATAACTTTTATCGTAAACTATCATGTTATACACGCCCGACAGCTGCTTGTTAATTGAAAAATTCATAGTATATATTAACAAGTTTTGACATTGTAGTTTCGCACATATCTTTCTGGCCTCAGATTTGTAGACGTTACTCCAATTAAACTTCaagttttgtataattattCTATTATTGTATATCCAAGGAATATGAATTATGTTATTAGCAAGTGGCTGATTTATTAAGAAAAATGCTAAGAAAATAACATGTCTACCAAAAGTTGCATTCTCTTGAAGGGCTTTGTGCTGTGCCCCTATATGATATTGTGGGttaatattctgtctgccaaTGGGTGTTCCGAGTACCTTGTGATATATGTGTGATTGCGTCCCTGTTCGTTAGTCTGTATCTGTGACAGTCATGAAGTGTATACGTCGCCTTCTTGACAGCATAGTTTTACAGCTTTCTATCGGCCACTTGCAGTGCTTATATACTGTGAACTCTTCAAGggaggaatgaccctttaaacatctgaagcACATCAATGAAATTGGCTGAACCACTTATTCTAAGAAATCGTTTCATCAGGTACAACACAACATTCACCAGAAATACAAAAGAACTTAAAAAAagaactatagaaacattactagcacTCATTTCTCTTTGTGTCTTAGAATATGGcgtatgaaaattaaaattatgacTAAAGATATAACCTTGCAGCGATAGCATACCACATTAATGGACTACACATCTGCACAAAAGGTTAACCTTTTCCTTAAGGTAATGCATAAAACTAAGTTTTGTAGCAACTGTGGTGGTACGTGTTCAGACATTATCGTTATCTTCTTTTGATTTGAAGTTCAAATGGTGTGAAATATAAGAATTGGAGATATAAAGAACTTTAGAAAATGAATGATTAAAAATGGAGAGTGCCAGAGATTACTCGCCGGGGAAGGTTGTTAGAGTGAGTGCTTGATAGGGATCCAACCCGACATCATGTCAATTGAACCACCAAAGCGCGATATGGAAGATGATGATATAAACGAAACCCATCATAGCTAACACACGTCACGTGTTTGTTATATAcctgtaggcctataggctTATTCTTGTTGTAGTATCAACTGTATTTTGCGTAGTCTCGTTCAAGACCTTATTCAACTTACGTAAAGCAAGGCATATACGCTGGTGCTGTTAAAGTTAGTCCTGCGCCCTCACATCTTCTGAAGTTAATACTGAGGGAAACTGGTAGTATCTGGTAGTATATTCCATTCCTCGGCACCTGATACTCATGGCTTTAGTACATtaactactggtgccacctgtaacacgtgttaccgtgttacgaacaaacaaaaggaaaacTTACTGATACACTGTTGTGGGACATGGACAGTTGTTGCTGTTTAGtcctttcttcgttctcggcatgacAAATTGGAGTAATTTAAAGAGAgatgtgaactggaatcaagcggtacGGTACCTCATTTACTTCATCCCGTAGGCCTTTTCATCTTATTAGACTCCATGTCTAGTCacgcagttctttgtcttacatgggaacAAGTAAACCGTTTTGCAGTCGTTACTGTGCCACCTATATCACATGTTACCATCGAGTTTAataaatctggaggattcatgtcaattgggcgcgcgtaccatgcatggagggtcatgtgatgtgttccagtgtggtaccaaactgatatttctctgtagcagttcgagaatagtgttagtgacttcgtgaaagatttgcaccaagacggatcggacatgggaactaacggcgtaagaaggtactggtacttcaggcctacgaaatagtgctaatatgctaacgttagacatgctggcacagaacaagtacagatacattgggcttgcagcgggaaatgtcgatgtctgaattgtatttcaagaacgattttttgtcgaaaaggattgttgaactggacggtgtcttatatcattttaaGTGTGTTTACTAGCTAACTGTGCAGAAGTTAAGAGAAAGTGTTCTCTGTAGACCTGACTTAACACATGCAGATAGTGCCTACTGCCTAACAGTAACATAGCCTATGTTTAGTCTGGTATCGGGCAAGTTAATTACAGTTAATGCAGACATCTCTACAGTAACTAGCTTAACGTACATTTTCGTGTTGAAATGATTCTGTATTCATCAAGCACTGCGTGTGAACCAAATCAGTAGTTCCACGGTTGTCAAGGGTGAGCGTTTGGTGCTGttggaaatgtttagttcagtcctaccacggaattctccattgAACAGAGcataatgctgctcgacgggaatatagctatcacgttaggctacaggcacggttattgctaggtaacgggtgtcgtctgctgctctaagcacgcatacacatttacgtac
This window of the Apostichopus japonicus isolate 1M-3 chromosome 9, ASM3797524v1, whole genome shotgun sequence genome carries:
- the LOC139973957 gene encoding uncharacterized protein; the protein is MINGTCSCKGTCEDPNGQSGCNKDCLGTEGCTCPAGFLMKGNDCISASECGCYVTEADLVIPNGEASVNNHCTRKWSCSNNQLTSADYICSANTVCDVRDGVRKCYCNEGYEGDGETCVSLYTDCQEVYDAGHTQDGVYTIMPTAWPGLPFNVYCKMENGGGWTVFQRRTDNSISFYQNWTAYKEGFGDSSNLWLGNEKLHYLTNQKNYKLRLDITTSRGPAKYAEYTEFQIESESSKFRMNKLGTHSGNTGYYLYYSRGKQFSTHDRDNDRCGNFNCAEKHRSGWWQSNNWCSSCYSDSFCSYFQYSSSCKSACTALNLNGVYKGGNGEGIFSYYKHNCNVQYVEMKIRPSGDDNNDHHGNGDPATGRVTISPPKHANVQHKDQPKDEAMDQLPQTKGSAIETNETKKKQNENIKTTQRDEQRPTKPTQEDTENTKATRGNKATEATNSTGNKTTIPYAPSFSLSKWIYKYSVFLINMKSILLHCHCNVTILFLLLNIISFGGCMVNETICLQRWDCKWRTDFQYNHTEGQCSYLLPGYYPIDGPSSLAPEGSRCNLNVDCKRGDVNSTEMFECTQLLTSQSLVESLRLYRCNNLELKNGDLEFLTSMIEFNISYAVIKEMQDEVFYKTTNLVTVDVYQDYEAGVSISEYPRAFIGPVPQSTSETSNTFLPNLRHLILSSFNFSTGIPENAFQHLGALQTLEFEFVTLQNSDFQSMQNLTELAHLKIYDSQNIDSLPPRISTFMPNLQHFEISMTNISNITVQQLESFHKLEILILDDNLLVDIDLLAFQHLTNLRSLSLAGNRQLQIIPFFDRLTQLEKLDISNCAVSNLSLEVFSNLDNLKHLSLKKNKLKQIPPLFTNFPSITGTITLKNVEIVDLSDNEISSIMTYTFSNLENLKSINLYKNYITEVHYRTFYNLKSLEKVSLEFNAIQNIHREAFYGISTLKYLNLEGNMLRNFPKLSNVNWEVDLHHNLSRDPFSTDIRINPLQCNCDMFRDVFTRVGRDIWQLQYYYDIIWPGNYFLTNQLFVQAKFLECQTELYGKNKIDLMLHDPERWFSHVSSIDLCPHTCRCLRQCSNGHFYAVCRHANLTSIPNGLGSWVNTLSLEGNMITQLDSTSFSNMPDLTNVDLGDNRISSIEDGTFYNLHSLRELSLRGNNLTVIRSNTFNISSSQLKYLDISSNNIAEIDRDSFLSVSSLEVLKLDHNKLETISQGVFDNLHNLSMLTISDNPFNCTCELLYLTDWYVKVAFVPERSFSSDIAEIGCAPFLNETELYDWMQQQTVTCNPVIPPSDRPKPSSVIVVLVGVCAAAITSLVLGFIYKFRLEILVLIYTKTGVKIFDRNDSNGEEEKTFDAFISFSSMDRQFVLEEFIPRLESEENKRKLCIHHRDFVVGECIATNIINAIENSNKILILCSKNYLESEWCSYEFKTSHHQALSDRSRRVVLIMMEDVKKSTLDKEIKAYISTNTYLEKKDPLFWSKLLYSVPAAKRGNIDTLKETNANNVSSETCV